Sequence from the Pararhizobium gei genome:
CGTGGCTTCCAGGCGCTCGGCAAGGTAGGTGCGGTTGGGCAGTCCAGTCAACGGGTCATGCAGAGCGAGGTGCCGATAGCGCTCGGCCGCATGATTGTTCGAGTGAAAATCGATAATGTAGGTCGAAGCCCCAAGGCCCAGCATAAGACCGATCATGGTGAGCACCATGACAAGAAGGAGGCTGTCCGGAATAAGGGCCGCCGAAGGCAGGATCGTCGCGTCGGGCACGATGGTCAGGGCGCCCATGGCGACGAAATGGACAGTGACGATCGCCAGCACGAGCGCCAGGGCACCGCCATATTTACAGAAGCGGGTAACCGGTCGTGCGATCCGGCTGGTCGCCACTGCGCCGAAAGCCAATCCCAGCAGCACGGACGCCAGGTGATAACGGCGGTCCCACTCCAGATACCCCGAAATCTGATAGGCCATCATGCCCATGTAATGCATGACCGCGATACCGGCCCCCACAACGGCTCCGCCAAGTTCGATGGTCACTCCGGTAAACCGCAGGGATGTAATAAAGAAGCCAAGCGTCGTTATCGCCATTGCCACTCCCAGCGAGGCAAGCGTCAGGGTTGGCTCATAGGCGTGGTGCAGAAAAGGCTGGAAACTCAGCATGGCGATGAAGTGGGTTGTCCAGATCGTCGATCCGCCGATGACCCCGCTCAGGAACAGCCAGTTCATCTTCTGGAAGCCTGTCGTGCGGCGCACCCGGGCAAACAGGCGCATCGTCAGCACCGAGCCAAGACCGCAGACAAGCACGGCGAGAGCGAGCAATCTGTAATCATGTTCCGTTGCAATGCAGGAGAGAATTTTGAGCATGGGGCACCCGTTCCGATATGGCGCACCATGCATGGTGAAGCCTAACAGAGTTTAACGCCGTTTCCTTTCATGCGGAGGATGGTTACCAAGGAGGCAACCGCCTCCCGCGTGGCGTGTGAATGCAGCATCTTGATCATCTGCCGGTGGATTTCCGTGCGATGTCGTGGTTTGCTTGCCTTTTGCGGCATTCTCGGTTATGGAGCCGCGTCCGCGCAGACACCCTTGGAGGCAAACGCGGATGAGGCGGTCAAAGGCCTCGGTTCATCTGGCAAGACAGACAGATGAACTCTCCAAAAACACCAGAAAGGTACTGCCATGAGCCACGCATCTTACGAGCTCAAGGCCGAAACGCGCGAACGGGTTGGTAAGGGGTCCTCCCGTGAACTTCGCCGCAACGGTCTTATTCCTGCTGTCATCTACGGTGACAAGCAACAGCCGATTTCCATCGCCCTCTCCACGAAGGAAGTCACCCGGAGAATTCACGCCGGTGGTTTCATGACCACGATCGCCACCATTGAAGTTGGTGGCGAAAAGATCCGCGTCCTGCCGAAGGACTACCAGCTGGATCCGGTCCGTGACTTCACCATGCATGTCGACTTCCTGCGCGTGTCCAAGGACTCGACCGTGACCGTCGAAGTTCCGGTTCACTTCGTCAACGAAGAACTGTCCCCCGGCCTCAAGGTCGGCGGCGTTCTCAACATCGTTCGCCATGAAGTTGAACTGGTTGTTTCCGCTGATGCAATTCCGGAGTTCCTGACGGCCGATCTTTCCGGCCTGAAGCTGGGCGACGGCATTCACATCTCCAACATCAAGCTGCCGAACGGCGCGACACCGGTCATTACCGATCGCGACTTCACCATCGCCACCATTGCCACCCCGGCCGGCGGTGTTTCGGAAGAAGAAGAGACAGCGTCCGAGTAATCGACGCCAGTCCCGGTTTTTGGAACCCGTCTCACTCCGTGAGGCGGGTTTTTATATGGACTCCTGCCGGAACAGCCGGCACCCGCTAGAGTTTTGGCCGTCCGGTTCAGCAACATTTAAGGTTTCCGTGATGGAATGTTGCCGGGGAACATTCGACTTCAGATCCGGGAATTCAATGGGGTGCAATGCTGACATGACGACAGGGAGCATCCGATGATGCGGTCCGTCGAATACCGCTTCATTGCGATCGTCTGCGGCGCAGTCTTGATTTTCGTCGCCCCTCTTATCGTGCTATTTTTGACTTTGTCTTCCGAACGGATCGCCAGGCAGGAACTTAAGAATGCTGAAATTCTTCTGGACGCCAACGCCCGGGCTCTTGGAAAACCCCTGTGGGATTTCGACAGGGAAGGCGTCGAGCAGATCGCGAAATCCCTTGCGGCCGCTGATCATATCGCAGGCGTGGAGATCTGGGACAGTCTGGGCTCCCTGTCATTCAGCATTCCCGACATTTCGCTGGACCCCGGATCGCCGCATATAATTCTCTCCCGAAACGTGGTGTATTCGTCCCAGGGAAGCTCCAAGACGATCGGCACAGTCAAGCTCTGGGTTTCCAGCCCCGGAATACTGTCCCGTTTTGGCGACGATGAAACAGTCGTTCTCTTCATTCTGGTGGTCGCCGTTGGTATCGTCTTCGGATCGGCATTGCTCAGCAACCGGTTCACGGTGATGCGACCCTTGACACGCCTTACGGCTGCCATCGAAGCGACCCGGCTGCTTGGCTCGCGCCATCACGTGGATTGGCAATCGGACGATGAAATGGGTGCGCTCGCGCAGAATTTCAATGAAATGCAGAGCGAACTGGAG
This genomic interval carries:
- a CDS encoding 50S ribosomal protein L25/general stress protein Ctc — encoded protein: MSHASYELKAETRERVGKGSSRELRRNGLIPAVIYGDKQQPISIALSTKEVTRRIHAGGFMTTIATIEVGGEKIRVLPKDYQLDPVRDFTMHVDFLRVSKDSTVTVEVPVHFVNEELSPGLKVGGVLNIVRHEVELVVSADAIPEFLTADLSGLKLGDGIHISNIKLPNGATPVITDRDFTIATIATPAGGVSEEEETASE